TCCTTCCGTTTCTTTAAGACGTTTCTTATCGTTTTCAACGAGAGGAAGTAATTTCGGGATGGTATACATCACCTCCTAACCCAAAAAGCTTTTATATCTGAAGAAGGGTAATATAATTCAAACGGGCAATGATTTCACCGTCCCAGACTGATTCGTGATGATCGGAGTAGCTGATGAGCCCGTTCTTACACGTTCTTACATTAAGAAAACAAATCGTCTGTCTACTTTTCCGTTCGGTTATCTCAGTCCGTTCAATCATCTGTTCAGTGTTTCCTGTTCTTTCTTTTCTTGAGCCAGTTCCTGAACTCTCTACCGTTCATTGTGTTCGCGATGTCTTCCGCAGTAGCCCAACCCCTCCGCGCAGTGCCTATCCCGAACCTCATGTATCTCAGGTGATCCGTTGAATGCGAATCGGTCCCTACGGAAAGTTTTACACCGTACTTTTTCGATAACCTGACCAAATGCGGAGGTAGGTCTAACCTGGTCGGGAACGCGTTGACCTCAAACAGGACGCCGCGTTCCGCTGCTTCTTCGAACACTTTATCGTAATCGAACAGGTAGGGTTCGCGTTCACCGATCAGTCTCCCGGTAGGATGTACGATAACATCAACGTAATCGTTTTTGATAGCCCTGATCAACCTGTTAGTCATCCCGGTTTTACTCATGCGAAACCGTGAATGCACTCCTGCGCATACGAAATCCAGTTCCGATAATATGTCATCGGATACATCCAGATGTCCGTTAGGTAGTATGTTTGCTTCGACACCCGCGTACACATCCATCTTTGTATCTATCGATTCTATCTCCTCCCTCTGTTTTTCAAAATCTTTCCTTTTCTCCAACCCTTTTGCCACCGCCAACCCCATCCTGCTGTGGTCGGTTATTACGATGTATTCGTAACCCATCCTCTCCGCCGCGCGTACCATATCCTCTACCGAACCTGTCCCGTCGCTCCAGGTAGTGTGGATCTGGAGGTCTCCCTTTATTTCGTCGTATCCGACAAGTTTGGGTAGCGTACCCTCTATCGCGGCCTCTATCTCGCCTTCATCTTCTCTTATTTCCGGCGGTATCCATTGTTTTAAACCGAGGTGTTCGTATATCTCTTCTTCGGTTCGTGATGCCACACGACGACCCATACGGTCGTACAAACCGTACTCGTTGAGTTTGTATCCCTTCTCTATAGCGATCTTGCGAAGTTTTATGTTGTGGGCTTTTGACCCTGTGAAATACAACATTGCCGCACCGAACTCTTCCTCTTTGAACACCCTGAGGTCGCATTCTATCCCTTCATCAAGAAATACGGTAGTTTTGGCAGGACCTTTCACCTCCACCTCTGCAACCCACGGCGCCTTCACAAACCTGTCCATTACGAGACGCGGGTACCGAGCTATTGTCAGTATGTCTATGTCACCGTTGGTTTCCTTCATACGTCTCACAGAACCGACGATCTCAACACGTTTGACACCTTCCACGTTTCGTATGTAATCGGCGATCTTCTCTGCAAGAGGTAACGAGTTACCGAGCAACATCCTACCCTTCATCTTCTCGATCATCTCCAACCCTTTTGCGATCTCCAGTTCGCTTTTTTCACCGAACCCGGGCAACCTTTTAATCCTGTGTTGTTTGACCGCAAGTTTTAGGTCCTCTAACGTTTTCACACCCAAGAACTTGTAGAGTTTTATCACCTTCTTAGGTCCCAAACCCGGCACGGCTGTCAACGAATCGAAATCGATCGGGTACTTCTTCTTCAACTCTTCGTAATCTTTCATTTTGCCCGTTTCCAGGAACTCTTTGATCTTTGCCGCTAAATCTTTACCCACGCCCGGTAACGCATCCAACCCTTTCAACCCTTCTTTTTCGTAGATCTCGCTAACGTTTACCGATAACGTTTCTAACGTTGCAGCCGCGCGCCGGTAGGCGCGCGGCTTCCATTTCACTTGTTCGTATTCCAAAATATCGGCAATCTCTCTGAACATCTTAGCAATCTTTTTATTGTTTGACATGATAGCATCATCACATGAATCGTTAAAAATCTTTTCTGCAAGATAAAAACCTGTTTGATACACGGAACGTTAGGAAACATATGTGTGATACGTATGGGGAAACAGAGGAGAACCGGATATAACCCTTTCAAACATATGCGCGTGTTACCTATTGCGTACGATTCGTTAGGTGTGCGTAGCACATGCACCTTTGTTGAAACGGACACAACCGTACTGATCGACCCGGGAGCGGCACTCGGTCCCTCACGTTACGGTCTACCGCCGTCACCACCTGAAGAGGCTGCACTGGAACGGTCTATCCGGAAGATCCGCACCTATGCGAAGAAGAGTAAGATAATAACGATTTCGCATTACCATTACGACCATTATTTGCCCGACGAGAACATATACGCTAACAAGGTACTGCTTATCAAACATCCCACCAAGTTCATCAATAAATCGCAGAAGGAACGTGCAGCCAGGTTCCTGGAGTTCATAGACGATACGCCTGAGCGGATAGAGTTTGTGGCCGGTGATAAAGAAACGACTGAACAGTTCGAATTCGGCAAGACAACAATGTACACGTCTCCTCCTGTCCCGCACGGTTTCAAACCGACTTTGGGTTACGTGATGATGTGTGCGATAGTGTTCAGAGGAGAAACGTTTATCCATGCTTCGGATGTGCAAGGTCCGCAGACTGATGAAGCTACGAACTGGATCATCGACCACAACCCAGATGTGTTGTACCTTTCCGGATTTCCAACGATCTTCCTCGGTTGGCGGTTTCCGAAACGTAACCTGGTTAAAAGCAATGAGAACCTGATCAGGATCCTTACCGAAACCGATGTTAAGACGATCATCCTTGAACATCATTTACTCCGTGATTTACATTACAAACAGAAGATCGGACCTGTGTTAGAGACGGCAGAGAGATTGGGGAAATACGTGGTCACAGCGGCAGAGTTCAACGGTAAGGAACCCGTACTGTTGGAAGCCATGAGAAAAGAGTTGTGGGAAGAATACCGTAAAACATCGTCAACTTCTAAACGGTCCGTGAAATCTGTTGGAAGGAAAAAGAAGAGGGCATAGATACTCCGGACATCGTAGGCATTGTGTCACACCTCGTTCTCCTCGAGAAAACGGCGGACCTTCACACCCAACGTTTCCCAATATCTCAGGTTCAACAGTTTAGCCAATCTGTTCCTGATGTACAGGTTATGATGACGTATCCCTAAGGAGTTGAGTTTATCTATCGTTCGTTTAGCCAGTTCTTCACCGCGTCTATCCATGTCTGTGAGCACGATTACTTCGGTCACGTTTTCCTCTTTCAGATGTTCGCATTCTGTATCCATGTGACCTGCGATAGTTCTAACCATGTTCGGGTTTGCACCCAACCCTACGAGTTCCCGTTTATCCTTTAACCCTTCAACGAGAACG
This sequence is a window from Candidatus Micrarchaeota archaeon. Protein-coding genes within it:
- the polX gene encoding DNA polymerase/3'-5' exonuclease PolX, which encodes MSNNKKIAKMFREIADILEYEQVKWKPRAYRRAAATLETLSVNVSEIYEKEGLKGLDALPGVGKDLAAKIKEFLETGKMKDYEELKKKYPIDFDSLTAVPGLGPKKVIKLYKFLGVKTLEDLKLAVKQHRIKRLPGFGEKSELEIAKGLEMIEKMKGRMLLGNSLPLAEKIADYIRNVEGVKRVEIVGSVRRMKETNGDIDILTIARYPRLVMDRFVKAPWVAEVEVKGPAKTTVFLDEGIECDLRVFKEEEFGAAMLYFTGSKAHNIKLRKIAIEKGYKLNEYGLYDRMGRRVASRTEEEIYEHLGLKQWIPPEIREDEGEIEAAIEGTLPKLVGYDEIKGDLQIHTTWSDGTGSVEDMVRAAERMGYEYIVITDHSRMGLAVAKGLEKRKDFEKQREEIESIDTKMDVYAGVEANILPNGHLDVSDDILSELDFVCAGVHSRFRMSKTGMTNRLIRAIKNDYVDVIVHPTGRLIGEREPYLFDYDKVFEEAAERGVLFEVNAFPTRLDLPPHLVRLSKKYGVKLSVGTDSHSTDHLRYMRFGIGTARRGWATAEDIANTMNGREFRNWLKKRKNRKH
- a CDS encoding MBL fold metallo-hydrolase translates to MRVLPIAYDSLGVRSTCTFVETDTTVLIDPGAALGPSRYGLPPSPPEEAALERSIRKIRTYAKKSKIITISHYHYDHYLPDENIYANKVLLIKHPTKFINKSQKERAARFLEFIDDTPERIEFVAGDKETTEQFEFGKTTMYTSPPVPHGFKPTLGYVMMCAIVFRGETFIHASDVQGPQTDEATNWIIDHNPDVLYLSGFPTIFLGWRFPKRNLVKSNENLIRILTETDVKTIILEHHLLRDLHYKQKIGPVLETAERLGKYVVTAAEFNGKEPVLLEAMRKELWEEYRKTSSTSKRSVKSVGRKKKRA
- a CDS encoding toprim domain-containing protein; this translates as MKPEDSIKQYRLKLFNRMMEELKGHIVLVEGLKDKRELVGLGANPNMVRTIAGHMDTECEHLKEENVTEVIVLTDMDRRGEELAKRTIDKLNSLGIRHHNLYIRNRLAKLLNLRYWETLGVKVRRFLEENEV